A genome region from Clostridium pasteurianum includes the following:
- a CDS encoding DUF4440 domain-containing protein — protein sequence MDDIRMHILQLEKELLKSEVRKSAQKTSEILCEDYIEYCSSGTEYHYKKGDTFQDENDDSIFNWEILDFEIEELSKDCILARYKVIKHNGVSEDKKYSLRSSIWKCCDGKWKMFFHQGTLTSKIL from the coding sequence ATGGATGATATTAGAATGCATATATTGCAGTTAGAAAAAGAATTATTAAAATCAGAAGTAAGAAAGTCAGCACAAAAAACAAGTGAAATATTATGTGAAGATTATATTGAATATTGTAGTTCGGGAACAGAATACCATTATAAAAAAGGTGATACATTTCAGGATGAAAATGATGATTCTATATTCAACTGGGAAATTTTAGACTTTGAAATAGAGGAATTGTCAAAGGACTGTATATTAGCAAGATATAAGGTAATAAAACATAATGGAGTTTCTGAAGATAAAAAATATTCACTTCGTAGCTCAATATGGAAATGCTGTGATGGAAAATGGAAAATGTTTTTTCATCAGGGAACATTGACATCTAAGATACTGTGA
- a CDS encoding FIST signal transduction protein, with product MTTICGYSYSNSAKEAVEEASKELHTPKLIIYFSKISYFKDVTSRLKEKFPNSTTIGCTSCGEISKDGIKGGLSLIAFDENITLKTMIMENINEAPIIYIEELKKFKKGFDAKNTIAFEITDGLSNSEEKSLSVLNSIFEEDNIPVVGASAADDLSFTQTYTSYNGEIYSNATIVTLIHNNAGKINIYKENIYEPTKHEFIVTKANPKERKIYELDGKPIIKTYADTLNIPETEVSKYFMSNPIGRIIGNESFISSFKKVESDNSFSFYGRIYQNSYVSILRLKDPMEVLDKTIHTIKSEMPNISGSIVINCIFRTLLFKEKNLTTEFTSRLQNLSSFAGLTSYGEQLNNKHLNQTMILICFE from the coding sequence ATGACTACAATTTGTGGGTACAGCTATTCTAATAGTGCAAAGGAAGCTGTTGAAGAAGCCTCAAAGGAGCTTCATACCCCTAAACTCATTATATATTTCAGCAAGATTAGTTACTTTAAAGATGTAACCTCTCGCCTAAAGGAGAAATTCCCGAATTCCACCACCATAGGTTGTACATCCTGCGGTGAAATATCAAAAGATGGTATAAAAGGAGGCTTATCACTCATTGCTTTCGATGAAAACATCACATTGAAAACTATGATTATGGAGAATATAAATGAGGCACCAATAATTTATATTGAAGAGCTAAAAAAATTCAAAAAAGGATTTGATGCTAAAAATACTATAGCATTTGAAATAACAGATGGATTGTCAAATTCTGAGGAAAAAAGTTTATCCGTATTAAACAGCATTTTTGAAGAAGATAATATTCCTGTAGTTGGAGCTAGCGCTGCAGATGATTTAAGTTTCACCCAAACATATACTTCTTATAATGGTGAAATTTATTCAAATGCAACTATTGTAACTTTAATTCACAATAACGCCGGCAAAATAAATATATATAAAGAGAATATTTACGAACCAACAAAACATGAATTTATAGTAACTAAAGCTAATCCAAAAGAAAGAAAAATATATGAACTCGATGGAAAACCAATAATAAAAACATACGCAGATACTTTAAACATACCTGAAACAGAAGTATCAAAATATTTCATGAGTAATCCTATTGGAAGAATAATAGGAAATGAATCTTTTATATCTTCCTTTAAAAAAGTAGAATCTGACAATTCTTTTTCTTTTTATGGTAGAATTTACCAAAATTCATATGTGTCTATATTAAGACTTAAAGATCCTATGGAGGTTCTTGATAAAACAATACATACAATAAAAAGTGAAATGCCCAATATTTCTGGTTCAATAGTAATTAACTGTATATTTAGGACTTTACTTTTTAAAGAAAAAAATCTTACAACTGAATTCACCTCTAGACTGCAAAATTTAAGTTCATTTGCTGGCCTTACAAGTTATGGTGAACAGCTCAACAATAAGCATCTTAATCAGACAATGATTTTGATTTGCTTTGAATAA
- a CDS encoding TetR/AcrR family transcriptional regulator, giving the protein MKLTQRQIQKEETRKKIIHSAYEEFCENGIIATRTSDIAKKAGVSHGTIFAHFKTQEELINEVVNIYSEKMVQRTHDISREKVSVQDLLKAHLEGIGKFEEFYIKLVTEAKILPEDSRNAFVLIQSAVCNHLSEVLQSEIENGKIKNLPINFIFNTWIGILNYYLENKDLFAPDGSIVKRYGKKLIEYFMQLISK; this is encoded by the coding sequence ATGAAGTTAACGCAAAGACAAATTCAAAAAGAAGAAACAAGAAAGAAAATAATTCATTCAGCTTATGAGGAATTTTGTGAAAATGGTATTATAGCAACTAGAACTTCGGATATTGCAAAAAAGGCAGGGGTTTCTCATGGTACTATTTTTGCACATTTTAAAACGCAAGAAGAACTTATAAATGAAGTTGTTAATATATACAGTGAAAAGATGGTTCAGCGAACTCACGATATTTCCAGGGAAAAGGTTTCAGTTCAGGATCTTCTAAAAGCACATTTAGAGGGTATAGGTAAGTTTGAGGAGTTTTATATAAAGCTTGTTACTGAAGCAAAGATTTTGCCTGAAGACAGCAGAAATGCTTTTGTACTAATTCAATCGGCAGTTTGTAATCATTTGAGTGAAGTGCTTCAATCTGAAATTGAAAATGGGAAGATAAAAAACTTGCCAATAAATTTTATATTTAATACCTGGATTGGAATTTTAAATTACTATCTTGAAAACAAGGATTTGTTTGCACCAGATGGTTCTATTGTAAAAAGATATGGTAAGAAACTTATAGAATATTTTATGCAGCTCATTTCTAAATAA
- a CDS encoding MBL fold metallo-hydrolase, with protein sequence MIKLTIQLIRHATLILNLNNKRILVDPVLNKKGVMPAIPDVPNTNANPLVDLPMDVSEILNCDAVLITHTHSDHFDAAASMLIPKDMTLLCQPADELKLKEFGFYNVHAIEKSFTWHGLTFNRTDGEHGHGELIKAMAPVSGFVISSPKEPRIYIAGDTVWCNKVKKSIKKFSPKIVVCNSGAASFSYGEPITMTASDILALRKTFPHIKIIAVHMDAWNHCKLSREALKKAIKNKNNIFVPYDGETLSF encoded by the coding sequence GTGATAAAATTGACAATCCAATTAATAAGACATGCTACTTTAATCTTAAATTTAAATAACAAAAGAATACTTGTAGATCCTGTCTTAAACAAAAAAGGGGTTATGCCTGCAATTCCAGATGTCCCAAATACAAATGCAAATCCCCTGGTTGACCTTCCCATGGATGTTAGTGAAATTTTAAATTGTGATGCCGTACTTATAACTCATACACACAGCGATCACTTTGATGCTGCCGCTTCAATGCTTATTCCTAAGGATATGACCTTACTTTGCCAGCCAGCTGACGAATTAAAACTAAAAGAATTTGGTTTTTACAATGTCCATGCAATAGAAAAAAGCTTTACCTGGCACGGCTTAACCTTTAATAGAACTGATGGAGAGCATGGACATGGAGAACTTATCAAAGCAATGGCCCCAGTATCAGGCTTTGTAATCTCTTCACCAAAGGAGCCAAGAATTTATATTGCAGGTGATACAGTATGGTGCAATAAGGTTAAAAAGTCCATAAAAAAATTCTCACCTAAAATAGTGGTTTGCAACTCAGGTGCTGCTAGTTTTTCTTATGGAGAGCCAATAACAATGACAGCTTCAGATATACTCGCACTTCGCAAAACATTTCCACATATAAAAATAATTGCAGTGCATATGGATGCCTGGAATCACTGCAAACTAAGCAGAGAAGCCTTAAAAAAAGCTATTAAAAATAAGAATAATATATTTGTACCATATGATGGTGAAACACTATCCTTTTAG
- a CDS encoding CBS domain-containing protein, which produces MEDTKNGKSNAEKFIGIYNEIDRYMRKSLDEDERIGHVDLIKKMVKKSRVFAKNKDELMLFARLRNSIVHNPYNSEIDPIAEPHEKIVIKYKDIRDKVLDPARALDTIAVTGKKIYSVTEEEFVVDVMEIMKDNGYANVPVVDNEGLIKGVFSENTVFSYIIENDGVQIKRSTRISEFKEFIPMEKHESEFFIFVPKDSLVVEVEELFQKRLKGKKKLALVFITETGKVKEKILGLITAWDIASNYK; this is translated from the coding sequence ATGGAAGATACTAAAAATGGTAAATCTAATGCCGAAAAATTTATTGGAATTTACAACGAAATAGATAGATATATGCGAAAAAGTCTGGATGAAGATGAAAGAATAGGTCATGTTGATTTAATAAAAAAGATGGTCAAAAAAAGTAGGGTATTTGCTAAAAACAAAGATGAATTGATGCTTTTCGCTAGGCTTAGAAATTCAATAGTGCATAACCCATATAATAGTGAAATAGATCCAATTGCTGAACCGCATGAGAAGATTGTTATTAAATATAAAGATATACGTGATAAAGTTCTTGATCCAGCAAGGGCATTAGACACTATTGCAGTAACGGGCAAAAAAATTTATTCCGTGACAGAGGAAGAATTTGTAGTTGATGTTATGGAAATCATGAAAGATAATGGATATGCTAATGTACCTGTAGTTGATAATGAAGGACTAATAAAAGGTGTGTTCAGTGAAAATACAGTTTTTTCTTATATAATTGAAAATGATGGAGTGCAAATTAAGCGAAGTACTAGAATAAGTGAATTTAAAGAATTTATACCTATGGAAAAGCATGAAAGTGAATTCTTCATCTTTGTTCCCAAAGACAGTCTTGTAGTAGAAGTTGAAGAACTATTTCAAAAAAGGCTTAAAGGTAAGAAAAAATTAGCCTTAGTATTTATTACTGAAACAGGTAAGGTTAAAGAAAAAATTTTAGGACTTATCACAGCATGGGACATTGCTTCAAATTATAAATAA
- a CDS encoding carbonic anhydrase codes for MNEEFMKIERTLMEGNKRFILNKLKTKDFSYENRKKLSDNGQKPYAVVISCSDSRTPPETIFDVGIGEIFTIRNAGNIVYDNVIENVEFAVSHLNTRYIMVMGHEKCGAVEAALDEMKLHGRLNGFIQPLKEAVDNTNLYGKECPLDVLSSKVEDENIALSAKKLLKSEMLKKLYNENKIRIVKTKYFLTSGEVKILK; via the coding sequence ATGAATGAGGAATTTATGAAAATAGAAAGAACTCTTATGGAAGGCAATAAAAGATTTATATTAAATAAGCTCAAAACTAAGGATTTTTCTTATGAAAACAGAAAAAAGTTAAGTGATAATGGGCAGAAGCCTTATGCAGTTGTGATTTCATGCTCAGATTCACGTACTCCACCAGAAACCATTTTTGATGTTGGTATAGGAGAGATATTTACTATTCGTAATGCTGGCAATATCGTTTATGATAATGTAATAGAAAATGTTGAATTTGCTGTAAGCCATCTAAATACTAGATATATTATGGTTATGGGACACGAAAAGTGTGGTGCAGTTGAAGCTGCCTTAGATGAAATGAAGCTTCATGGCAGATTAAATGGGTTTATACAGCCGTTAAAAGAAGCTGTGGATAATACTAATTTATACGGAAAAGAGTGCCCACTAGATGTACTAAGTTCAAAAGTTGAAGATGAAAACATAGCATTATCTGCAAAAAAACTTTTAAAAAGTGAAATGCTTAAAAAGCTTTATAATGAGAATAAAATTAGGATAGTAAAGACTAAATATTTTTTGACAAGTGGAGAGGTTAAAATATTAAAATAA
- a CDS encoding zinc ribbon domain-containing protein has translation MKKCISCGMPMSKKEDFAMGDESKDYCKYCARKDGSMQSYDEKLKGTTEFIIRTQGFDEKAALKIAKETMSKLPAWRK, from the coding sequence ATGAAAAAATGTATTTCATGTGGTATGCCAATGAGTAAAAAAGAAGATTTTGCAATGGGGGATGAAAGCAAAGATTACTGCAAATATTGTGCTAGAAAAGATGGCAGCATGCAGTCATATGATGAAAAACTTAAAGGTACTACAGAATTTATAATTAGAACTCAAGGGTTTGATGAAAAAGCAGCTTTAAAAATTGCAAAGGAAACAATGTCTAAGCTTCCTGCATGGAGAAAATAA
- a CDS encoding Mbeg1-like protein, translated as MNTNINDIKDNDYNMLSILAYADLPNSLKNKRGLGVENYTIRDMANYYLSDNPESVKQFNTLSGRCNMTKTEWRNTFQAIKNTPKLSSLKVTGYTNQDSTSYNNLHPTENGLVAYCFETSDHKAIIDYRGSETRAGAGGEDWYDNFKLACEDYTPQQKAAVDFLKDMKSKYGYSEFATTGHSKGANDAQCVAVKAGSDVVKSVTFDAPGFNFGFIKENSDGIAGAKDKITSYMGYKDFVSAILNNIAGHVKVVETNGVKSFGDNHKDNIFFKLIFNKNKDAVGYEDFGSYGNIKNKDYAFSELGLLTNLLSKQESEKDILNFAGGLYNIGLKGEGMGTRESLIDLLTDKNFTGSTFVTLGNLQVDKDIVAGDYILKTIKSNDKLSVKVLKIGGTVVADKVATPVIAIAQSVDSDLDMANGIVAVSKKTFEKVKEAASEIKNDVEYFKLEFEKGEGWVKREVEEAEGYVEDKKEDAEAFVSDIVDVGTVMGKDTVGEVGGSYLDMAGEDMSFAAVTENFIKDTLGIGEHSVTTEEYIKINTDRLRQYASKISSLKRRADEISHKINTLYFGLGVDNLVHLGNLVNLVRSSYMDETNYRFAECINFFNQTADRFDSVENSITQYANSLHS; from the coding sequence ATGAATACTAATATAAATGATATAAAAGATAATGATTATAATATGCTATCTATATTAGCATATGCGGATTTACCAAATTCTCTTAAGAATAAAAGAGGCTTAGGGGTGGAAAACTATACTATTAGGGATATGGCAAATTATTATCTTAGTGATAATCCTGAAAGTGTAAAGCAATTTAATACGTTAAGTGGTAGATGCAATATGACAAAAACTGAATGGAGGAATACTTTTCAGGCAATAAAGAATACACCTAAGTTAAGTAGCTTAAAAGTAACAGGGTATACCAATCAGGATTCTACAAGCTATAATAATTTACATCCCACAGAAAATGGACTAGTAGCATATTGTTTTGAAACAAGTGATCATAAAGCAATAATAGATTATAGAGGAAGTGAAACTAGAGCGGGTGCTGGTGGAGAGGACTGGTATGATAATTTTAAGCTTGCCTGTGAAGATTATACTCCTCAACAGAAGGCTGCGGTAGATTTTTTAAAGGATATGAAAAGCAAATATGGCTACAGTGAATTTGCTACGACAGGACACTCAAAGGGTGCTAATGATGCACAGTGTGTGGCAGTAAAGGCTGGTTCTGATGTAGTAAAAAGTGTTACTTTCGATGCTCCAGGGTTTAATTTCGGTTTTATTAAAGAAAATTCAGATGGAATAGCAGGAGCTAAGGATAAAATAACTTCATATATGGGCTATAAGGACTTCGTTTCGGCTATATTAAATAATATAGCAGGGCATGTTAAAGTTGTAGAAACTAATGGAGTAAAAAGCTTTGGTGATAACCATAAGGATAATATATTTTTTAAATTAATATTTAATAAAAATAAAGATGCTGTAGGCTATGAGGATTTTGGTTCTTATGGAAATATTAAAAATAAGGATTATGCATTTTCTGAATTAGGTCTTTTAACAAATCTTTTGTCCAAGCAGGAAAGTGAAAAAGACATTCTAAATTTTGCCGGTGGTTTGTACAATATTGGACTAAAGGGTGAAGGAATGGGCACAAGAGAAAGCCTTATTGACCTTTTAACCGATAAGAACTTCACAGGATCTACCTTTGTTACGTTGGGAAATTTGCAGGTCGATAAGGATATTGTTGCAGGAGACTATATATTAAAGACCATTAAATCTAATGATAAACTTTCAGTTAAGGTTCTTAAAATAGGTGGAACAGTAGTAGCAGATAAAGTTGCTACGCCTGTAATTGCTATTGCACAATCTGTAGATAGTGATTTGGATATGGCAAATGGTATCGTTGCAGTATCTAAGAAAACTTTTGAAAAAGTAAAAGAAGCTGCTTCAGAAATTAAGAATGATGTAGAGTACTTTAAGTTAGAATTTGAGAAGGGAGAAGGATGGGTCAAACGTGAAGTAGAAGAGGCAGAAGGTTACGTTGAAGATAAGAAGGAAGATGCAGAAGCATTTGTATCAGATATAGTCGACGTAGGTACAGTAATGGGGAAGGATACAGTAGGTGAAGTCGGTGGAAGTTATCTAGATATGGCTGGTGAAGATATGTCATTTGCAGCAGTTACTGAAAATTTTATTAAGGATACACTTGGTATAGGCGAACATAGTGTAACAACGGAAGAGTATATAAAGATAAATACCGATAGGCTAAGACAGTATGCTTCTAAAATTAGCAGCTTAAAAAGAAGAGCCGATGAAATTAGCCATAAAATTAATACACTGTATTTTGGACTTGGAGTAGATAATTTAGTGCATTTAGGTAACCTTGTAAATTTAGTTAGGTCAAGCTATATGGATGAAACAAACTATAGATTTGCAGAGTGCATAAATTTCTTCAATCAAACAGCGGATAGGTTTGACAGCGTTGAAAATAGTATTACCCAGTATGCAAATTCACTACATAGTTAA
- a CDS encoding FHA domain-containing protein, which translates to MLNVIDNIEFTGDNYAAFTINSESIIDNYQFSIINSSGSNLINCVKDRYKANCILYYIGNYLPLKKFIMENIFSREDFKKLIEQITTSVLWIKDEKLIMSNVFLDMNYVFVDSYSHDIKIVYIPVALDENINSVSDDFRSLLKEIVTISKTRDANELIGFILSSVNAPIFDIVGFQKQIMSFSYKPKIEENKSNDKVKGFVITFLSVIFLCIIIPLLGNILNISFVKNIIDYKALAAFSVMFGMSSILSFVLCLVVGNKKSKQKAVEENKSDFNNLSSIRVHDSIPKMVETGSIRLKKEKDTDTANCREYTPVINEDFNLEDRKFSRQKSQEILCQDSDDENGTRVLFNEGESEETKMPYIIKSGDEGETNRIYIEKDVFRIGRDTSVSDFTIMKPTVSKSHAAISCVNGQYYLSDNNSSNGTYLNGVKLEPNKMYKLNHGDSIIFAKENYEFF; encoded by the coding sequence ATGCTTAATGTTATAGATAATATAGAATTTACTGGAGATAATTATGCTGCATTTACTATTAATTCTGAAAGTATAATAGACAATTATCAATTTTCTATTATAAACAGCAGCGGCAGTAACTTAATTAATTGTGTTAAGGACAGGTACAAGGCAAATTGCATATTGTATTATATTGGAAACTATCTACCTCTTAAAAAATTCATAATGGAAAATATTTTTTCGCGTGAGGATTTTAAAAAACTTATAGAGCAAATAACCACTTCAGTTTTATGGATAAAAGATGAAAAGCTAATAATGTCTAATGTCTTTTTAGATATGAATTATGTTTTTGTTGATTCATATAGCCATGATATTAAGATTGTATACATACCAGTTGCCTTGGATGAAAATATTAATTCTGTATCGGACGATTTTAGAAGTTTGCTTAAGGAAATAGTGACTATAAGCAAAACAAGAGATGCAAATGAACTGATTGGGTTTATATTGTCAAGTGTGAATGCGCCTATTTTTGATATTGTAGGTTTTCAAAAACAAATTATGAGTTTTAGTTACAAACCTAAGATAGAAGAAAATAAATCAAATGATAAAGTTAAAGGATTTGTAATAACTTTTTTAAGTGTGATTTTTTTATGTATTATTATTCCACTGCTTGGCAATATTTTAAATATTTCTTTTGTGAAAAATATTATTGATTATAAGGCTCTAGCTGCATTTTCGGTAATGTTTGGTATGAGTTCTATTTTGTCATTTGTTTTATGTTTAGTAGTTGGAAATAAAAAATCAAAACAGAAGGCTGTAGAAGAGAATAAATCTGATTTTAATAATTTGAGCAGCATAAGAGTTCATGACAGTATACCTAAGATGGTGGAAACCGGCAGTATAAGGTTAAAAAAAGAGAAAGACACAGATACAGCTAATTGCAGAGAGTATACGCCAGTTATTAATGAAGACTTCAACCTTGAAGATAGAAAATTTAGTAGACAAAAGTCACAGGAAATTTTGTGTCAGGATTCAGATGATGAAAACGGAACTAGAGTTTTATTTAATGAAGGTGAAAGTGAAGAAACTAAAATGCCATATATCATTAAGTCTGGAGATGAGGGTGAAACAAATAGGATTTACATTGAAAAGGATGTTTTTAGAATAGGAAGAGATACAAGTGTTTCGGATTTTACAATTATGAAGCCTACAGTTTCTAAAAGTCATGCTGCTATATCCTGCGTTAATGGACAGTATTATCTTAGTGATAATAATTCTAGTAATGGTACTTATTTAAATGGTGTGAAACTTGAACCCAATAAAATGTACAAGCTAAATCATGGAGATAGTATTATATTTGCAAAGGAAAATTATGAGTTTTTTTAA
- a CDS encoding topology modulation protein (In Listeria monocytogenes this protein binds a specific sites on DNA, influencing the topology and transcription; regulates flaA, proU and ompC; is osmoregulated), producing the protein MDYIGNRIIIIGSPGSGKSTFSKKLNKVTGIPLIHLDKEYWHYGWIETPRDEWIKKQKKLIKMDRWIIEGNYGSTIDIRLERADTVVCFKLSRVVCLMRYFKRVITSFYKVREDMPEGCTEKFDFEFIKYIWNFPKKWGEKNEYIIKNTDKHIIIFKKRNDANEYIKKISASLKKH; encoded by the coding sequence ATGGATTATATAGGAAATAGAATAATTATCATAGGCTCTCCTGGAAGTGGAAAAAGCACATTTTCAAAGAAGTTAAATAAGGTTACAGGGATTCCTTTGATACATCTTGATAAAGAATACTGGCATTATGGATGGATTGAAACTCCGAGGGATGAATGGATAAAAAAACAGAAGAAGCTTATTAAGATGGATAGATGGATAATTGAAGGAAATTACGGCTCAACCATAGATATTCGTCTTGAAAGGGCAGATACTGTTGTATGCTTCAAGCTCAGTAGAGTAGTATGTTTAATGAGATATTTTAAACGAGTTATAACAAGCTTTTATAAAGTAAGAGAGGACATGCCAGAAGGTTGTACGGAAAAATTTGATTTTGAATTTATAAAATATATATGGAATTTCCCTAAGAAGTGGGGAGAAAAGAATGAGTATATAATAAAGAATACAGACAAGCACATTATAATATTTAAAAAGAGAAATGATGCTAATGAGTATATTAAAAAAATAAGTGCTAGTCTAAAGAAGCATTGA
- a CDS encoding Lrp/AsnC family transcriptional regulator: protein MLDKTDIGILNLLIQNSRRRLQDVGEEVHLTGQGVKNRITKMEKMGIIEKYTLKINFHKLGKKVMAFVTIFMKTSNHMEFRNYINKSDIVVEAHRISGEGCYLLKVVAETQEKLVGFLDEILKYGNYKVNLSIEEIK from the coding sequence TTGCTTGATAAAACGGATATAGGAATTTTAAATTTGCTCATACAAAATTCACGAAGGCGTTTACAGGACGTAGGCGAAGAAGTACATCTAACAGGACAGGGAGTTAAAAATAGAATAACTAAAATGGAGAAAATGGGGATTATAGAAAAGTACACATTAAAAATAAATTTTCATAAGTTAGGTAAAAAAGTAATGGCTTTTGTAACTATTTTTATGAAAACTTCAAATCATATGGAGTTTAGGAATTATATAAATAAAAGTGATATTGTTGTTGAAGCTCATAGGATAAGTGGTGAAGGGTGCTATTTATTGAAGGTGGTGGCAGAGACACAGGAAAAGTTAGTTGGGTTTCTAGATGAAATATTAAAGTATGGTAATTATAAAGTTAATTTGTCCATAGAGGAGATAAAGTGA
- a CDS encoding methyl-accepting chemotaxis protein: MLWFNNKDTNTNNENTTTLDKVINLKKKNKLNIDTAIKETVLLIKKKISELMDNEGDFIKSIGKIDTSAKSTNTKLDTISASVEEFDANIQALTEASQAINKNIHNGNSLIAEGETGVSSISNEIYSIADSIKSFGANFNNLQNSIETINSFSNKIIDISEQTNMLSLNANIEAARAGEAGKGFSVVANEVKNLSDETKNLSVSISSNLNNISTLASDLNSSLENILDKLQSGVTKADKSLEVFSNIKESNKDTDKKIQHMNNSLKQSAEAMNEITNSVMAISHKSLDDITLVNALQKKESLKIDYFTDILSFLEQLDFVLNKNIGK, from the coding sequence ATGCTTTGGTTTAATAATAAAGATACTAACACCAACAATGAAAATACTACTACTTTAGATAAAGTTATAAATTTAAAAAAGAAAAATAAATTAAACATAGATACTGCAATAAAAGAAACAGTTTTATTAATTAAAAAGAAAATATCTGAACTCATGGACAATGAGGGGGATTTTATAAAATCCATTGGAAAAATCGATACTTCTGCTAAATCAACTAACACTAAATTAGATACTATATCAGCTTCTGTAGAAGAATTTGATGCTAATATACAAGCTCTTACTGAGGCATCCCAAGCTATAAATAAAAATATCCATAATGGTAATTCTCTTATAGCTGAAGGTGAAACCGGAGTTTCTTCTATAAGTAATGAAATATATTCAATAGCTGATTCTATTAAATCTTTCGGAGCTAATTTCAATAACTTACAAAATAGTATTGAAACAATTAATTCATTCTCAAATAAAATAATTGATATATCAGAACAAACTAATATGCTCTCCTTAAATGCAAACATTGAAGCTGCACGTGCTGGTGAAGCTGGGAAAGGGTTTTCTGTTGTTGCAAATGAGGTTAAAAATCTATCTGACGAAACAAAAAATCTTTCAGTTTCAATATCTTCAAACCTAAATAATATAAGTACTTTAGCAAGTGATTTAAATAGCAGTTTAGAGAATATTTTAGATAAATTGCAAAGTGGTGTAACTAAAGCAGATAAGTCACTTGAGGTTTTTTCGAATATAAAAGAATCAAATAAAGATACTGATAAAAAAATACAGCATATGAATAACTCACTCAAACAATCTGCCGAAGCTATGAATGAAATAACAAATTCTGTAATGGCAATTTCACATAAGAGTCTTGATGATATAACTTTAGTTAATGCCCTACAAAAAAAAGAAAGCCTGAAAATAGATTATTTTACTGACATTTTAAGCTTTTTAGAGCAACTTGACTTTGTACTAAATAAAAATATTGGGAAGTAA
- a CDS encoding CPBP family intramembrane glutamic endopeptidase, which yields MNFEVFKNTKTRYLFIQMFVVTILSLIALVIFSKAYKITINDDLNELYALIVTLIWFLLAIRFIKKNEITIGNFVGKMPKKMFIVEVPIMYIISYLGAVGGILVILFGVNSLNPSVLKSVESNMTSPPSILSSNFFVAIAFLGTVVAAPIAEEFIFRGILMGRLYNKYGIIKSIIISSFIFFIMHLTVNPVILFLGFGLAILDYKYKSLIPSICLHALNNFITFMGNSDKVKGGSGLNGFDINNEALIFGIILLVLYMVYLCMNLRKCAGKKVSMEN from the coding sequence TTGAACTTTGAAGTTTTTAAAAATACAAAAACTAGATATTTATTTATACAAATGTTTGTTGTAACAATACTTAGTTTAATAGCACTTGTAATATTCTCTAAAGCATATAAAATTACTATAAATGATGATTTAAATGAACTTTATGCACTTATAGTTACTCTTATATGGTTTTTGCTGGCTATTAGATTTATAAAGAAAAATGAAATAACTATTGGCAATTTTGTTGGGAAAATGCCTAAAAAGATGTTTATTGTTGAGGTTCCAATTATGTATATAATAAGTTACTTAGGAGCTGTCGGTGGAATCTTAGTTATACTATTTGGAGTAAATAGTTTGAATCCTAGTGTATTAAAAAGCGTAGAATCTAATATGACATCTCCGCCATCTATATTAAGTAGCAATTTTTTTGTGGCAATAGCTTTTCTTGGAACAGTAGTTGCAGCACCTATTGCAGAGGAATTTATTTTCAGGGGAATATTAATGGGAAGGTTATACAACAAGTATGGAATTATTAAATCAATTATAATTTCTTCGTTTATCTTCTTTATAATGCACTTAACAGTCAATCCTGTAATCCTGTTTTTAGGTTTTGGACTTGCTATCCTTGATTATAAATATAAATCTTTAATACCATCTATATGTCTGCATGCTTTAAATAATTTTATTACTTTTATGGGTAATAGCGATAAGGTTAAGGGTGGTTCAGGATTAAATGGTTTTGATATTAATAATGAAGCTTTAATATTTGGAATAATATTACTTGTACTTTATATGGTATATTTATGCATGAATTTAAGAAAATGTGCTGGCAAAAAAGTTTCTATGGAGAATTAG